A single genomic interval of Helianthus annuus cultivar XRQ/B chromosome 6, HanXRQr2.0-SUNRISE, whole genome shotgun sequence harbors:
- the LOC110886450 gene encoding E3 ubiquitin-protein ligase listerin gives MGRQKGEAARSKARPSSSSLAASLLPAAGATAVGFGGYVGSSRLDVSVPTTSDAASSSVIDIDGELAQQLKRLSRKDPTTKLKALTTLLALLKEKSAKDVLPAIPQWAFEYKKLLLDYNREVRRATHGTMAALVSTVGRDLAPHLKTLMGPWWYSQFDPVHEVSQAAKRSLEAAFPAQEKRLDALMLCIDEVFMYLEENLKLTPQSMSDKAVALDELQEMHQQVISSSLLALATLLDILTSEKHGLENTSSEQKRTQKARSAAISHAEKLLSVHKCFLDFLRSPSSAIRSAAYSLVRSCVKNVPHALNEANVKTLAPVILGAFQEKDPTCHSFMWEALLLFSRKFPESWTTLNVHRTLLNPFWNFLRNGCFGSQQVSYPSLVLFLDCVPPKAITTNKFFFEFFRNFWAGKVHSQSSNADQLAFFKSYRECFLWTLQSAQRYCDGVEAIHNFRRTIVDEVLLKLMWCDYLSVPFSEEKLKKFVQEFGKCITEILSGIYSLEPALLSVFCITFEENCFEAFQQSESIENHENVDKIIRFLRLVDLHAVRKGDSWPLSYLVGPMMPKSFQFIQTIDSPNTLKFMAVVVSIFGPRKIVEEITREQNESSRLSEKNSDMSLTQFLQLFKEIFVPWCFKTDSGVTLTRLDLLFALLDVECFSEQCESIILHATGTPDSDYTRVLALVLEKMREESIRMKLRLDLSHHELLNSTALSVARSLPPFGSSDARFVCAALGGMTEEDQTYFVSENTSIAIFKQIFQKLLSFIQTSNFTWVKSANELLKPEGHITITGSESPTSVLEAANFAMEVVNGSFFRLKTVALLPTVLAALFVIDWEHSTFEVFGEGLDMDRFDFCKSVHAFRRKINKSLRTLSLDCRRTLGGTLVWAIRCVVCNEDKLEIDTATSLGCLYFLDVVDSVCQGQDEEQMLLDELLSNGDSWPLWVMSDIKDGRRLATLKIESNSSDASEDHRMAAFVDKLISKVGIARVIAGSISSEQVMTSHCHYHRVWLATEMLCTWKWQGGSVLTSFLPSLIQYMRDQDSFASNDNLLDSIVNILIDGALVQGANSETSCCSSIYPAPPESIEQAFLRALVSILGTLFEANIWGRNKALEIFNLLVGRLYVGEDVNSNCLKILPVVMSVLTGPLFGNEITDTSKRNEVHDVIEGWLQRTLSFPPLNTWLSGQDMEDWFQLLASCYPVRGTKQFRPQRDISDVERGLLLELLRKQRLASTSVAVNKLPVVQILLSKLTVVVVGYCWNDFNQDDWEFVLYKSRYWIESAVVLMEEVAEAVNDTVTNGSTSDILEKLRHTVSGLDSSALKLASNALVAFSMFCGLIGQETGQETVENENDQNPLRPEKWDVIKDKILQGVLRLLFSTGAAEAMAGSYSLTASSVIALSRLGDSYFWELVSSSAVESSSHARERAVKSFDMWGLSKGVVSSLYAILFSSEPVPYLQYAAYVILSSEPVADSAFFTQESTSSLNESDVEDKDPLAASLETKIQLREEISVFLEKSPLEIIESDLVAPDRVHVFVAWLLTLHLLASQSSPTKEKLIQHIKDSCNSMILDCIFQHIPLELCAATVKKKFSQLPPGISEFAQAATRAITDNSLLFAVESLWPVGPDGVTSFAGAIYGLMLKTLPAYVREWFNDIRDHTSSSAIESFTRTWCSPPLIAIELSQIKKANLSDENFSVSVSKSANEVVATYTKDESNMDLVVRLPTSYPLRPVDVECTRSLGISEVKQRKWLLSMMSFVRNQNGALAEAIRIWKNNFDKEFEGVEECPICYSVIHTSNHSLPRRACRTCKHKFHSACLYKWFLTSNKSNCPLCQSLF, from the exons ATGGGCAGACAAAAGGGAGAAGCAGCAAGAAGCAAAGCTCGTCCTTCTAGCAGCAG TTTAGCCGCTTCGCTGCTACCGGCCGCCGGTGCTACAGCCGTTGGATTTGGGGGTTATGTCGGCAGTTCACGGCTTGATGTTTCTGTTCCAACAACTTCAGATGCTGCCTCTTCTTCTGTTATT GATATTGATGGTGAATTGGCACAACAACTGAAGAGGCTTTCCCGAAAAGATCCAACTACAAAG CTCAAGGCTTTGACAACTTTGTTGGCGCTGCTTAAGGAAAAATCTGCAAAGGATGTATTACCAGCTATTCCGCAATGG GCATTTGAATACAAGAAGCTGTTGCTGGACTACAACCGAGAGGTCCGCCGGGCGACTCATGGCACCATGGCCGCTCTTGTCAGCACCGTTGG GAGAGATTTAGCTCCACATTTGAAGACTTTGATGGGGCCGTGGTGGTATTCTCAGTTTGATCCGGTCCATGAAGTTTCCCAAGCTGCAAAAAGATCATTGGAG GCTGCTTTTCCTGCACAAGAAAAGCGATTGGATGCTCTAATGTTATGTATCGATGAGGTGTTTATGTATTTAGAAGAAAACTTAAAGCTCACTCCACAAAGTATGTCTGATAAGGCAGTTGCCTTGGACGAGCTACAAGAGATGCATCAGCAG GTCATCTCATCATCCTTGTTAGCATTGGCTACACTCCTCGATATTCTAACAAGTGAAAAACACGGTTTAGAGAACACAAGTTCTGAACAAAAACGCACTCAAAAAGCAAGATCCGCCGCCATTTCTCACGCAGAAAAGTTGTTATCCGTCCATAAATGTTTTCTGGACTTCCTTCGTTCTCCCAGTTCCGCTATCCGATCTGCTGCATATTCACTCGTTAGAAGCTGTGTTAAAAATGTTCCTCATGCTCTAAACGAAGCAAATGTTAAAACTCTCGCACCGGTAATACTCGGTGCATTCCAAGAAAAGGACCCCACTTGCCACTCGTTTATGTGGGAAGCACTGCTACTGTTTTCTCGGAAGTTTCCGGAAAGTTGGACAACTTTGAACGTTCACAGAACTTTGCTTAATCCGTTTTGGAACTTCTTAAGGAACGGGTGTTTTGGATCTCAACAAGTATCGTACCCGTCGTTAGTTCTGTTTTTGGACTGCGTACCTCCTAAGGCTATAACAACAAATAAGTTCTTCTTTGAGTTCTTTCGGAATTTTTGGGCTGGAAAAGTTCATTCGCAGTCCTCAAACGCTGATCAGTTAGCGTTTTTCAAGTCATACCGAGAATGTTTTCTGTGGACGTTACAAAGCGCTCAAAG ATATTGTGATGGAGTAGAAGCTATCCATAACTTCAGGCGTACTATCGTTGATGAGGTGTTATTGAAACTGATGTGGTGCGACTATCTTTCGGTTCCATTTTCTGAAGAGAAGTTAAAAAAATTTGTACAAGAATTTGGAAAATGCATTACCGAGATCCTTTCGGGTATCTATTCCCTGGAACCTGCTCTCTTATCGGTCTTTTGCATTACATTCGAAGAGAACTGTTTCGAAGCGTTTCAACAAAGTGAGAGCATTGAAAATCATGAGAATGTGGATAAAATCATCAGATTTTTGCGATTAGTGGATCTACATGCTGTGCGCAAAGGTGACTCGTGGCCTTTATCTTATCTTGTGGGCCCGATGATGCCAAAGTCTTTCCAGTTTATCCAAACTATC GATTCACCAAACACTTTAAAATTTATGGCGGTTGTGGTCTCGATTTTCGGTCCACGCAAGATTGTTGAAGAAATTACGCGGGAACAAAACGAGTCTTCTCGTCTATCAGAGAAGAATAGTGATATGAGCTTAACGCAGTTTTTGCAACTTTTTAAGGAGATTTTTGTTCCGTGGTGCTTTAAAACTGATAGCGGCGTCACCTTGACCCGGTTAGATCTCTTGTTTGCGTTACTAGATGTCGAGTGCTTTTCTGAGCAATGCGAGAGTATAATTTTACATGCAACTGGCACCCCTGATTCCGACTATACTCGCGTATTGGCACTTGTCTTGGAGAAAATGAGAGAGGAAAGTATAAGGATGAAATTGCGTTTGGATCTCTCTCATCACGAGCTTCTGAATTCTACCGCTCTTTCGGTTGCTCGTTCTCTACCCCCCTTTGGATCTTCTGATGCTCGGTTTGTTTGTGCTGCCCTTGGAGGCATGACAGAAGAAGATCAAACTTACTTCGTGAGTGAGAACACATCGATCGCTATATTTAAACAAATCTTCCAAAAGTTACTCTCTTTCATCCAAACTTCCAACTTCACTTGGGTCAAGAGTGCTAACGAGTTGTTAAAACCTGAAGGACACATAACCATCACGGGATCCGAATCTCCAACAAGTGTGCTTGAAGCGGCTAATTTCGCCATGGAAGTGGTTAACGGTAGCTTCTTTAGATTAAAAACCGTTGCATTACTTCCAACTGTGCTGGCTGCATTGTTTGTGATCGATTGGGAACATAGCACATTCGAGGTTTTCGGTGAGGGACTTGATATGGATCGATTCGATTTCTGTAAATCCGTGCATGCTTTTCGCAGAAAGATAAATAAATCCCTTAGAACCCTTAGTCTGGATTGTAGGAGAACGCTGGGCGGTACTCTGGTTTGGGCTATCCGCTGTGTTGTATGTAATGAAGATAAATTAGAAATTGATACGGCTACGTCTTTGGGCTGTCTTTATTTCCTGGATGTCGTGGATAGCGTTTGTCAAGGTCAAGATGAGGAACAAATGTTGTTGGATGAGCTTCTAAGCAACGGTGATTCGTGGCCTTTGTGGGTCATGTCTGATATTAAAGACGGACGGAGATTGGCTACTTTGAAAATTGAAAGCAATTCTTCTGAC GCATCGGAGGATCACCGAATGGCTGCTTTTGTCGACAAGCTTATATCCAAAGTGGGTATAGCTAGAGTTATCGCAGGCTCTATATCTTCCGAACAAGTTATGACATCTCATTGTCATTATCATCGCGTTTGGCTCGCAACAGAGATGCTATGCACAtggaaatggcaaggtggcagcGTCCTAACCTCGTTTCTACCTTCATTAATTCAATACATGCGGGATCAAGATTCTTTTGCTAGTAACGACAACTTGTTAGATTCCATCGTCAATATCCTTATCGACGGCGCTCTTGTTCAAGGAGCAAACAGTGAAACAAGCTGTTGTTCAAGTATATATCCGGCCCCACCGGAGAGCATTGAACAAGCGTTTTTGAGAGCGCTTGTGTCAATACTCGGCACACTTTTCGAGGCTAATATTTGGGGACGAAACAAAGCTCTGGAGATTTTTAATCTGCTTGTAGGTAGACTTTATGTAGGTGAAGATGTGAATTCCAATTGTTTGAAGATACTTCCTGTTGTTATGAGTGTTCTAACTGGACCACTATTCGGAAACGAAATAACCGACACTTCAAAGAGAAACGAAGTACATGACGTCATCGAGGGCTGGCTTCAGAGAACTCTGTCGTTTCCGCCTTTGAACACATGGCTATCCGGACAAGATATGGAAGATTGGTTTCAGCTTCTTGCATCATGCTATCCCGTAAGAGGAACGAAACAGTTTCGACCACAAAGAGATATCAGCGATGTGGAACGCGGTCTCCTGCTCGAGTTACTCCGGAAGCAGCGTCTCGCTTCTACATCCGTCGCAGTCAACAAATTACCCGTTGTGCAGATATTGTTGTCCAAGTTAACCGTTGTCGTAGTTGGATACTGTTGGAATGATTTTAACCAAGATGATTGGGAATTTGTGTTGTATAAATCACGATATTGGATTGAATCCGCAGTTGTGTTAATGGAGGAGGTAGCAGAGGCTGTGAACGATACCGTTACAAACGGGTCCACTTCAGATATACTCGAGAAGCTCCGGCATACAGTCTCGGGTTTGGATTCTTCTGCTTTAAAACTTGCAAGTAACGCACTTGTTGCGTTTTCTATGTTCTGCGGGCTCATTGGACAAGAAACTGGACAAGAAACTGTTGAAAACGAAAACGATCAAAATCCGTTAAGACCCGAGAAGTGGGACGTTATTAAAGATAAGATTCTACAAGGCGTTCTTCGGTTGCTCTTTTCGACAGGTGCAGCTGAGGCCATGGCTGGTTCGTATTCTCTAACGGCTTCTTCGGTTATAGCATTGAGTCGACTCGGTGACAGTTATTtctgggagttggtttcttcgaGTGCGGTTGAATCTTCTTCTCATGCAAGAGAGCGAGCCGTGAAATCGTTTGATATGTGGGGGCTTAGCAAAGGAGTTGTTAGCTCTTTATACGCTATTCTCTTCTCGTCCGAACCGGTTCCGTATTTGCAGTATGCCGCTTATGTCATTCTTTCGAGTGAACCTGTTGCAGACTCGGCGTTTTTTACTCAAGAAAGTACCTCTTCGTTAAACGAAAGTGATGTTGAAGATAAAGATCCTCTTGCTGCGTCTTTAGAAACGAAGATTCAGCTACGAGAGGAGATTTCCGTCTTTCTCGAGAAATCACCGTTGGAGATTATTGAATCGGATTTGGTAGCCCCGGATAGA GTGCATGTTTTTGTTGCTTGGTTGTTGACGTTACATCTACTCGCTTCACAATCATCTCCTACAAAGGAGAAGTTGATTCAACACATAAAAGACTCCTGCAATTCAATGATATTGGACTGCATCTTCCAACACATTCCACTGGAATTGTGCGCTGCAACTGTAAAGAAGAAGTTTTCTCAGCTTCCACCTGGCATTTCCGAGTTTGCACAAGCCGCAACTCGTGCAATCACAGACAACTCATTGCTCTTTGCTGTGGAATCCCTTTGGCCTGTTGGGCCCGATGGAGTGACATCATTTGCTGGTGCAATATATGGATTGATGTTAAAAACGCTCCCTGCTTATGTTAGAGAGTGGTTTAATGATATACGCGATCACACATCATCTTCTGCAATAGAGTCGTTTACGAGAACATGGTGTAGTCCTCCTCTAATTGCAATTGAATTGTCTCAG ATCAAGAAAGCCAATCTCTCTGATGAGAATTTTTCAGTTAGTGTGAGCAAGTCTGCTAACGAGGTTGTTGCCACGTATACAAAAGACGAATCGAATATGGACTTGGTCGTTCGTCTCCCAACGTCTTATCCATTGCGACCCGTGGACGTTGAATGTACTAGAAGCCTTGGCATCTCTGAAGTCAAGCAAAGGAAATGGTTGCTTTCAATGATGTCATTCGTTCGTAATCAA AATGGGGCTTTAGCAGAAGCAATTAGAATATGGAAGAACAATTTCGACAAGGAATTTGAGGGCGTTGAAGAGTGTCCTATTTGTTACAGTGTGATTCACACATCAAATCACAGTCTTCCACGCCGGGCATGTCGGACCTGCAAGCACAAGTTCCATTCTGCATGCTTATACAAGTGGTTCTTAACTTCTAACAAGTCTAACTGTCCTCTATGCCAATCTCTGTTTTGA